A genomic window from Chitinophaga pollutisoli includes:
- a CDS encoding TetR/AcrR family transcriptional regulator → MRDRILETALRLCKTFGVKSITMQDIARECGISKKTVYEHFADKNDLIDEVTAYMTGTYVDRLSECHAAGRDAIEELVMSLGHTELMARSTNPVLLFELEKYHPSSWRKVQDFKQEKVAGAIRANLERGIEEGLYRPRLRTDIMVHLRMLQMDSLFNPLHFPAATFELHDVMHELTIHYINGIATSEGQALLEQYLPSAISA, encoded by the coding sequence ATGCGAGACAGGATTTTGGAAACAGCGCTGCGCTTATGCAAAACTTTCGGGGTGAAAAGCATTACCATGCAAGACATCGCCAGGGAGTGCGGCATCTCCAAGAAAACCGTGTATGAACACTTCGCCGACAAAAACGACCTGATCGATGAAGTGACCGCCTATATGACCGGCACCTACGTGGACCGCCTCTCCGAATGCCACGCAGCCGGAAGGGACGCGATCGAAGAACTTGTCATGTCCCTCGGCCACACCGAGCTCATGGCCCGCAGCACCAATCCCGTGCTCCTGTTCGAGCTCGAAAAGTACCACCCCTCCTCCTGGAGAAAGGTGCAGGACTTCAAACAAGAAAAAGTAGCCGGCGCCATCCGCGCCAACCTGGAAAGGGGCATCGAAGAAGGGCTGTACCGCCCCCGCCTCCGGACCGACATCATGGTCCACCTCCGGATGCTGCAAATGGACTCGCTCTTCAACCCGCTCCATTTCCCGGCGGCTACCTTCGAGCTGCACGACGTGATGCATGAGCTGACCATACATTATATAAACGGTATCGCCACGTCGGAAGGGCAGGCGCTATTGGAACAATATCTTCCTTCCGCCATTTCCGCATAA
- the thiS gene encoding sulfur carrier protein ThiS, with protein sequence MEVHVNNKLYAVQPETSVTALLQFIQLSSGKGIAVAVNRRVIPRPDWPSTLLMPEDQVTIIQATQGG encoded by the coding sequence ATGGAAGTGCATGTAAACAATAAACTTTATGCGGTGCAGCCGGAAACCTCCGTGACTGCGCTCTTACAGTTTATTCAGCTTTCTTCCGGCAAAGGCATCGCCGTTGCGGTAAACCGCAGGGTTATACCCAGGCCCGACTGGCCCAGTACCCTCTTAATGCCCGAAGATCAGGTCACCATTATCCAGGCCACGCAAGGCGGCTAA
- a CDS encoding thiamine phosphate synthase: protein MHTISGRQRQLECSPDPSKEVRFTTVTGSQRQQECAVAAMNDTRSGITNDASLQRELHIILSAFEAGLQTLLLRKPGWSEHAYARWLSFLPECYRQHVMVATYPALVESFGLKGLHLSEAARAQIAPYEIRKLRETGKWVSASMHDDATDTTAFDFVLQGPVFDSLSKTRHLARPFHHIPSNAIALGGVHEGNVLQARELGYCGAAVLGAVWQQPENANSTITQLINRWNQTT from the coding sequence GTGCACACGATATCCGGCAGACAAAGGCAGCTGGAATGCAGTCCGGATCCTTCGAAGGAGGTACGTTTTACAACTGTAACCGGCAGCCAAAGGCAGCAGGAGTGTGCTGTTGCGGCGATGAACGATACACGGTCCGGAATAACAAACGACGCCTCTCTGCAAAGGGAACTCCACATCATCCTATCCGCATTCGAAGCTGGATTGCAAACCCTCCTGCTCCGGAAACCCGGCTGGTCCGAACATGCCTACGCCCGGTGGCTCAGCTTCCTGCCGGAATGCTACCGCCAACACGTGATGGTTGCCACCTATCCCGCGCTGGTAGAATCCTTCGGGCTGAAAGGCCTTCACCTCAGCGAAGCGGCCCGCGCGCAAATCGCGCCTTACGAAATCCGCAAACTCCGCGAAACGGGTAAATGGGTCAGCGCATCCATGCACGACGATGCCACAGATACCACCGCATTTGATTTCGTATTGCAGGGACCTGTATTCGACAGCCTTTCCAAAACCCGCCACCTCGCCCGGCCATTCCACCACATCCCTTCCAACGCCATTGCCCTGGGAGGCGTGCACGAAGGAAATGTCCTGCAGGCGAGGGAACTGGGGTATTGCGGGGCCGCCGTGCTCGGCGCGGTCTGGCAGCAGCCGGAGAACGCCAATAGCACCATTACGCAATTGATCAACAGATGGAATCAAACAACATGA
- a CDS encoding sterol desaturase family protein — translation MMEFFEHIPSHYRTALLVGGLVILWLIEGVIPRIRFRNNRFRHAGTNLFFTLTTAAVNLGFAFLIVKASDWTSTERFGLLYLAQLPVWLHCLLAILMMDFIGAYLVHVIQHKIAWMWHFHKIHHTDTAVDATTALRHHPVESMFRVVALFLAIVAMGVPIWMVMFYQSLSAFMSQFNHANIHLPGWLDKGLSWIIVSPDMHKVHHSRYQPETDSNYANIFSIWDRLFGTFVTVKDTTSLRYGLDEYLDERYQQIGPLLKTPWEDVPVPDQPHQQRGLSQ, via the coding sequence ATGATGGAGTTTTTCGAACATATACCTTCACATTACCGTACCGCATTGCTGGTAGGAGGCTTGGTGATTTTGTGGCTGATTGAAGGGGTGATTCCGCGCATCCGGTTCAGGAACAACCGATTCCGGCATGCCGGAACGAACCTGTTCTTTACCTTGACGACGGCGGCGGTAAACCTGGGTTTCGCTTTCCTGATCGTAAAGGCTTCGGACTGGACGAGCACCGAGCGTTTCGGGCTGTTGTACCTCGCGCAGTTGCCGGTTTGGCTGCATTGCCTGCTGGCGATCCTCATGATGGACTTCATCGGCGCGTACCTGGTGCATGTGATCCAGCATAAGATCGCCTGGATGTGGCATTTCCACAAGATCCACCATACAGATACGGCGGTGGATGCGACTACGGCGTTGCGGCACCATCCGGTGGAAAGCATGTTCAGGGTGGTGGCTTTGTTCCTGGCGATTGTGGCGATGGGGGTTCCCATCTGGATGGTGATGTTTTACCAGTCGCTATCGGCCTTCATGAGCCAGTTCAATCATGCCAATATCCATTTACCGGGATGGCTGGACAAGGGATTGAGCTGGATCATCGTTTCGCCGGACATGCACAAGGTGCATCACAGCCGTTATCAACCGGAGACGGATTCTAATTATGCCAATATATTTTCTATCTGGGACCGCCTGTTCGGCACCTTTGTGACCGTGAAAGATACGACCAGCCTTCGTTACGGGCTGGATGAATACCTGGATGAACGATATCAGCAGATCGGGCCTTTGCTGAAGACACCGTGGGAGGATGTGCCGGTTCCGGACCAGCCGCATCAACAGAGGGGATTATCACAATAG
- the thiE gene encoding thiamine phosphate synthase: MILPQKLLYISQQTPTASHADNILAACEAGCRWIQLRVKQGDATAAAFEAMDICRSFGAALSINDHPEIAKTVGAQGVHVGLQDMPVAEARAIAGPGALIGGTANTPEDALAHAAAGADYIGYGPFRFTSTKEKLSPILGIPGYNRLMAAQPGIPVIAIGGILLNDIPAILDTGVYGIAVSGLITHAPDKKSIVQQILDSIWTNS, from the coding sequence ATGATATTACCGCAAAAACTGTTGTACATCTCGCAGCAAACTCCCACCGCATCGCATGCCGATAATATCCTCGCCGCCTGCGAAGCCGGCTGCCGCTGGATCCAGCTCCGGGTGAAACAAGGCGACGCGACCGCAGCCGCTTTTGAAGCCATGGACATCTGCCGATCCTTTGGCGCCGCACTTTCCATCAACGACCATCCGGAGATCGCCAAAACCGTTGGCGCGCAAGGCGTTCACGTTGGGCTGCAAGACATGCCCGTAGCCGAAGCCCGCGCCATCGCAGGGCCTGGCGCCCTCATCGGCGGAACCGCCAATACACCTGAAGACGCCCTCGCACATGCCGCCGCCGGCGCAGATTACATCGGCTACGGGCCCTTCCGATTCACTTCCACGAAAGAAAAACTCAGTCCCATCCTCGGCATCCCCGGCTACAACCGGCTGATGGCCGCGCAACCCGGCATCCCCGTGATCGCCATCGGCGGCATCCTGCTCAACGATATTCCCGCCATCCTCGACACCGGCGTGTACGGCATCGCCGTTTCCGGATTAATCACCCATGCACCGGACAAAAAATCCATCGTGCAACAAATACTCGACAGTATATGGACGAACTCATAA
- a CDS encoding hydroxymethylpyrimidine/phosphomethylpyrimidine kinase produces MRYAMSLAGLDPSGGAGLLADIKTFEAWHIRGLGVCTALTVQTDTAFLGVEWISADNIIAQALPLVQQYPVDFCKIGIVSHPETIAEVIAALRAARPGITFVLDPVLRASAGYAFHNAIHAKWASILPSIKLLTPNYDEAVAMSGLPDGEAGARSMAAHCAVLLKGGHRPNRPGLDTLFQQHTETDFPPIGNQAFPKHGSGCVLSASITAALASGLQLEDACRAGKDYTYRYLMSSPALVGWHEKEVVHNSHNPD; encoded by the coding sequence ATGCGATACGCCATGAGCCTCGCAGGCCTCGACCCCTCAGGAGGGGCTGGCCTCCTGGCAGATATCAAAACCTTCGAAGCCTGGCACATCCGCGGGCTCGGCGTCTGTACCGCGCTCACCGTCCAGACAGATACGGCGTTCCTCGGCGTCGAATGGATCAGCGCCGATAACATCATCGCGCAGGCATTGCCATTGGTACAGCAATACCCGGTCGATTTCTGTAAAATCGGGATCGTTTCCCACCCGGAAACCATCGCAGAAGTGATCGCCGCCCTCCGGGCCGCCCGCCCCGGCATCACGTTCGTGCTCGACCCAGTGCTCCGCGCATCGGCAGGGTACGCCTTCCATAACGCCATTCATGCGAAGTGGGCATCTATCCTCCCTTCCATTAAACTCCTCACCCCCAATTACGACGAAGCCGTCGCCATGAGTGGGTTGCCGGATGGTGAAGCCGGAGCCCGCAGCATGGCAGCACATTGCGCCGTATTACTCAAAGGCGGGCACAGGCCCAACCGCCCGGGCCTCGACACCTTGTTTCAACAACATACCGAAACAGACTTCCCGCCGATTGGGAACCAGGCTTTCCCCAAACACGGCTCAGGTTGCGTACTATCCGCTTCCATCACCGCAGCCCTGGCCAGTGGGCTACAATTGGAAGACGCCTGCCGTGCAGGCAAAGATTACACCTACCGCTACCTCATGAGCAGCCCCGCGCTGGTCGGCTGGCATGAAAAAGAAGTTGTGCATAATAGCCATAATCCGGATTGA
- the dnaN gene encoding DNA polymerase III subunit beta, which yields MKFIVSSSTLLKQLQQISGVINSNTVLPILEDFLFQIDKNELTVVATDLETVMKVKLEVEAKETGRICIPAKILMDSLKNLPDQPLTFNIDLNSFAVEITSDNGKYKVMGENPENFPKEPAAEDATNFTMISSALLTAINKTLFAVSNDDLRPQMTGVFFELHPDSITFVATDAHRLVKYIRTDVKCPQTDSFIVPKKPLNLLKSAIPDNDSEIRIAYSNNHFFVSHQNAQMICRLIDARFPDYKVVIPKDNPYRLTLVKSDFQNALKRVSVFANKSTNQVALSISGAELQLSAQDVDFSFEGNERMSCQYSGEDMQIAFNAKFLIEMLHAAEGDEITIDLSAPTKAGILRPVEKAEEEDLLMLVMPLLMNN from the coding sequence ATGAAGTTTATCGTTTCTTCCTCCACTTTACTGAAACAATTGCAACAGATCAGCGGCGTGATTAACTCCAACACTGTGCTGCCTATCCTGGAAGATTTCCTTTTCCAGATCGACAAGAATGAGCTGACCGTTGTGGCGACCGACCTGGAAACCGTCATGAAGGTAAAACTGGAGGTAGAGGCCAAAGAAACCGGCCGCATTTGTATTCCGGCGAAGATCCTCATGGATTCGCTGAAGAATCTGCCCGATCAGCCGCTGACTTTCAACATCGATCTCAATTCCTTCGCTGTTGAAATCACTTCCGACAACGGTAAATACAAGGTGATGGGCGAAAATCCGGAGAACTTCCCGAAAGAACCCGCCGCGGAAGATGCCACTAATTTCACCATGATCTCTTCCGCGCTGCTCACCGCCATCAACAAAACGCTGTTTGCGGTTAGCAACGACGATCTCCGTCCGCAGATGACCGGTGTGTTCTTCGAACTGCACCCCGACAGTATCACTTTCGTGGCCACGGATGCGCACCGCCTGGTGAAATACATCCGTACCGATGTGAAATGCCCGCAGACCGATAGCTTCATCGTTCCGAAGAAGCCCCTCAACCTGCTGAAATCCGCTATTCCCGACAACGACAGCGAGATTCGCATCGCTTACAGCAATAACCACTTCTTCGTGTCGCACCAGAATGCGCAGATGATCTGCCGCCTGATCGACGCGCGTTTCCCGGATTACAAGGTGGTGATTCCGAAAGACAATCCTTACCGCCTCACCCTGGTGAAGAGCGATTTTCAGAACGCCCTGAAGCGTGTAAGCGTTTTCGCCAACAAGAGCACCAACCAGGTGGCGCTGAGCATCAGCGGCGCCGAGCTGCAGCTGTCGGCCCAGGACGTGGATTTCTCCTTCGAGGGTAACGAGCGGATGAGCTGCCAGTACAGCGGCGAGGATATGCAGATCGCCTTCAACGCCAAGTTTCTCATTGAGATGCTGCACGCGGCGGAAGGGGATGAGATCACGATCGACCTGAGTGCGCCTACCAAGGCGGGAATTCTCCGTCCGGTGGAAAAAGCCGAAGAAGAGGATCTGCTGATGCTGGTGATGCCGTTGCTGATGAACAACTAA
- the thiC gene encoding phosphomethylpyrimidine synthase ThiC, translated as MQNRITRTPFPASQKIYVPGSRPDIQVAMREISLTDTRVHNRLGELRANAPVTVYDTSGPYTDPAIAIDPAIGLPRLRESWIDERGDVQLLPALTSDYGRARLSDPALAHLRTGQPPLPRKARQGANVTQLHYARKGIITPEMEYIAIRENQRADAAFREGDPLWQQHRGTGSAPRLITPEFVRSEVAAGRAIIPANINHPESEPMIIGRNFLVKINANIGNSAVTSSIEEEVEKAVWACRWGADTIMDLSTGKNIHETREWIIRNCPVPLGTVPIYQALEKVNGKAEALTWEIFRDTLIEQAEQGVDYFTIHAGVLLRYVPLTAKRMTGIVSRGGSIMAKWCLAHHKENFLYTHFDEICEIMKAYDVAFSLGDGLRPGSIADANDAAQFGELETLGELTKRAWQQDVQVMIEGPGHVPMHLIKENMDKQLEHCHEAPFYTLGPLTTDIAPGYDHITSAIGAAMIGWFGTAMLCYVTPKEHLGLPDREDVKQGVITYKLAAHAADLAKGHPGAQHRDNALSQARFEFRWEDQFNLSLDPDTARSYHDATLPADGAKIAHFCSMCGPQFCSMKISQEVRDQADREAAMAEKARDFTASGGEIYA; from the coding sequence ATGCAAAACCGTATCACACGCACTCCTTTTCCTGCTTCGCAGAAGATCTATGTCCCGGGGTCCCGGCCGGATATCCAGGTCGCCATGCGCGAGATTTCCCTGACAGATACACGGGTACATAACCGCCTCGGCGAGCTTCGCGCCAACGCCCCCGTGACCGTCTACGACACCAGCGGTCCGTACACCGATCCGGCCATCGCCATCGATCCCGCTATAGGCCTGCCGCGCTTGCGGGAGTCCTGGATCGATGAACGGGGAGACGTGCAGCTCTTGCCCGCGCTCACCAGCGATTATGGCCGCGCCCGGTTATCCGATCCAGCGCTTGCCCATTTGCGGACGGGGCAGCCGCCCCTGCCCCGTAAAGCCCGCCAGGGCGCCAACGTTACACAACTGCATTACGCCCGCAAAGGCATCATCACGCCTGAGATGGAATATATCGCCATCCGCGAGAACCAGCGTGCCGATGCCGCTTTCCGTGAAGGAGACCCGCTCTGGCAGCAACATCGCGGCACCGGCAGTGCGCCCCGCCTTATAACGCCGGAATTCGTCCGCAGCGAAGTGGCGGCCGGCAGAGCCATCATCCCCGCCAACATCAACCACCCCGAAAGCGAGCCCATGATCATAGGGCGCAACTTCCTCGTGAAGATCAACGCCAACATCGGCAACTCCGCCGTTACCTCTTCCATCGAAGAAGAAGTGGAAAAAGCAGTGTGGGCCTGCCGCTGGGGAGCAGACACGATCATGGATCTCAGCACCGGCAAAAACATCCACGAAACCCGGGAATGGATCATCCGGAACTGTCCCGTCCCCCTGGGCACCGTACCCATCTACCAGGCGCTCGAGAAAGTGAACGGCAAAGCCGAAGCCCTTACCTGGGAGATCTTCCGCGACACCCTCATCGAACAGGCCGAACAGGGCGTGGACTATTTCACCATCCACGCCGGCGTTCTGCTCCGGTATGTACCGCTTACCGCCAAAAGAATGACAGGCATCGTTTCCCGCGGGGGCAGCATCATGGCCAAATGGTGCCTCGCCCATCATAAAGAGAACTTCCTTTATACGCACTTCGACGAGATCTGCGAGATCATGAAAGCTTATGACGTTGCCTTCTCCCTCGGCGACGGCCTCCGCCCCGGCTCCATCGCCGATGCCAATGACGCCGCGCAGTTCGGTGAGCTGGAAACTCTTGGCGAACTCACTAAACGCGCCTGGCAGCAGGACGTCCAGGTAATGATCGAAGGCCCCGGGCACGTGCCCATGCACCTCATCAAAGAGAACATGGACAAGCAGCTGGAACATTGCCACGAAGCGCCGTTCTATACCCTCGGTCCCCTCACTACCGACATCGCCCCTGGCTACGATCACATCACCTCCGCCATCGGCGCCGCCATGATCGGATGGTTCGGCACCGCCATGCTTTGTTACGTAACGCCCAAGGAACACCTGGGACTGCCCGACCGCGAAGACGTGAAGCAGGGCGTGATCACTTACAAACTGGCGGCGCACGCGGCGGACCTGGCGAAGGGGCACCCCGGCGCACAACATCGTGATAACGCCCTCAGCCAGGCGCGCTTCGAATTTCGCTGGGAAGACCAGTTCAATCTTTCCCTCGACCCGGACACTGCACGCAGTTATCACGACGCCACGCTACCGGCGGACGGCGCCAAGATCGCGCACTTCTGTTCCATGTGCGGCCCGCAGTTCTGCTCCATGAAGATCTCGCAGGAAGTACGGGACCAGGCTGACCGGGAAGCCGCCATGGCGGAAAAAGCCAGGGATTTCACCGCCAGCGGAGGGGAGATTTACGCATGA
- a CDS encoding TolC family protein, with translation MKKWIIPFLFLSSAWTTNVYAQTKQLSLQDALRFALDHNQQLAVSRLEEQIGKQKTSEIRAQALPQLNATGTLTDNIKKQVMVLPGAMNSAEPGKPMALEVGTTWNASASGTVTQQLFNQSVFTGLQAARSGEEYYALQTQQTKEDVIYNVSALYYGLLVRKEKLSLIQSNIDKMTRLVETTQSQLDNGLAKRIDLDRIKVNLVNYQTQKTQLENMLKIDQNTLKTLMGMPSSEAIELPSLALSEIEQKAAVTQDFGTFDLENRTEYKVIKKTEELQQFQKKAYVSEYFPQLSFTGQYSYNGLSDKFDLFKGGNTTAQWFGMANIGLTLKIPIFDGFARRSRVNQANLTLQQISKQLELNKLNLTTSFENARLSILNSLSTIKTQKENVALADEVYASTQNNYNLGLANLTDLLNAETSLTEAQNTYNEALLQYKIAELDLIKSHGNLPSLLN, from the coding sequence ATGAAAAAATGGATCATACCGTTCCTGTTCCTGTCCTCTGCCTGGACCACGAACGTTTACGCACAAACGAAACAGCTGTCGCTGCAGGATGCCCTCCGTTTTGCGCTGGATCATAACCAGCAGCTGGCAGTCAGCCGACTGGAAGAACAGATCGGCAAGCAGAAAACTTCCGAGATCCGCGCCCAGGCGCTTCCGCAGCTCAATGCCACCGGAACCCTCACCGATAACATCAAGAAACAGGTGATGGTGCTCCCCGGCGCCATGAACTCCGCCGAGCCCGGCAAGCCCATGGCCCTCGAAGTAGGTACCACCTGGAACGCCAGCGCCTCCGGCACCGTTACCCAGCAACTCTTCAACCAGAGCGTATTCACCGGCCTCCAGGCCGCCCGCTCCGGGGAAGAATACTACGCCCTGCAAACGCAGCAAACCAAAGAAGACGTGATCTACAACGTGTCCGCCCTCTATTACGGCCTGCTCGTCCGCAAGGAAAAACTCAGCCTCATCCAGAGCAATATCGATAAAATGACCCGGCTCGTGGAAACGACCCAAAGCCAGCTCGACAACGGCCTGGCCAAGCGTATCGACCTCGACCGCATCAAAGTGAACCTCGTGAACTACCAGACGCAGAAAACGCAACTGGAGAACATGCTGAAGATCGATCAGAACACCTTGAAAACACTCATGGGCATGCCTTCTTCCGAAGCCATCGAACTGCCCTCCCTCGCCCTCAGCGAAATCGAACAGAAGGCGGCGGTAACGCAGGACTTCGGAACCTTCGACCTGGAGAACCGCACGGAATATAAAGTGATCAAGAAAACCGAAGAGCTTCAGCAGTTCCAGAAGAAAGCGTATGTGTCCGAATATTTCCCGCAGCTGTCGTTCACCGGCCAGTATTCTTATAACGGCCTCAGCGACAAGTTCGACCTCTTTAAAGGCGGCAACACCACCGCACAGTGGTTCGGCATGGCTAATATCGGCCTCACCCTGAAGATCCCCATCTTCGACGGCTTCGCCCGCCGCAGCCGCGTGAACCAGGCCAACCTGACGCTGCAACAGATCTCCAAACAACTGGAGCTCAACAAACTGAACCTGACCACCTCCTTCGAGAACGCCCGGCTCAGTATCCTCAACAGCCTCAGCACCATCAAAACACAAAAGGAAAACGTAGCCCTCGCCGACGAGGTATACGCCTCCACCCAGAACAACTACAACCTGGGCCTCGCCAACCTGACGGACCTCCTCAACGCGGAGACCTCCCTCACCGAAGCCCAGAACACCTATAACGAAGCACTGCTGCAATACAAAATAGCAGAGCTCGACCTCATCAAATCACACGGAAACCTGCCCTCACTCTTAAACTAA
- a CDS encoding lipocalin family protein — MTRTLLPAILLLAVACNNSSGDAHKDSVAVTEEDTVFIERPVEPVAILDSVHIDSSLLPGRWLQPVEGVDTLMIGFQIRKDGKASSIHLESLKYQSWRLLQDTLLLHGLAGYSRADTVFLQTDTLLIRELSDTALRVHPVNAAEGHIETFKRQTTSAKKRK; from the coding sequence ATGACCCGCACCCTCCTGCCAGCGATCCTCCTCCTCGCAGTTGCCTGCAACAACAGTAGCGGCGATGCGCATAAAGACAGTGTAGCCGTCACCGAAGAAGATACCGTTTTCATCGAACGCCCTGTAGAACCGGTAGCCATATTGGATTCTGTGCATATCGACTCCTCCCTGCTCCCCGGCCGCTGGCTCCAGCCCGTCGAAGGCGTCGACACGCTCATGATCGGGTTTCAGATACGGAAAGACGGCAAAGCATCTTCCATCCATCTCGAATCCCTCAAATACCAAAGCTGGCGCCTCCTGCAAGATACCCTCCTGCTCCATGGCCTCGCAGGCTACTCACGCGCAGATACCGTTTTCCTGCAAACCGATACCCTGCTGATTCGCGAACTTTCCGATACCGCCCTGCGCGTTCACCCCGTCAACGCAGCCGAAGGCCATATCGAAACGTTCAAAAGGCAAACCACCTCCGCCAAAAAGAGAAAATAG
- a CDS encoding TetR/AcrR family transcriptional regulator, with amino-acid sequence MRERIIDAALKRFTYYGSSKTTMNEIADDLHCSKASLYYYFPDKQSLHVAALEKAGETYFQDLEEKAEQAETARQAFMELIATRHAFAKRFCRLELFKVLKDKQLMRFAHEAFQKAREREIRIITNIIEKGAARGELITADPEKVAALYMHAMIGLRLSLVSKDLSEEISDEEFERVREWQVQLADIFINSLKK; translated from the coding sequence ATGAGGGAACGCATCATCGATGCGGCACTGAAACGATTCACGTACTACGGCTCGTCCAAAACGACCATGAACGAAATCGCCGACGACCTCCATTGCTCCAAAGCCTCCCTGTATTATTACTTCCCCGATAAACAGTCGCTGCATGTCGCCGCACTGGAAAAAGCCGGGGAAACCTATTTCCAGGATCTCGAAGAAAAAGCCGAACAGGCCGAAACCGCCCGCCAGGCTTTCATGGAACTCATCGCCACCCGCCATGCGTTCGCCAAAAGATTCTGCCGGCTCGAACTGTTCAAAGTGCTGAAAGACAAACAACTGATGCGCTTCGCCCACGAAGCCTTCCAAAAAGCACGCGAACGCGAGATCCGGATCATCACGAACATCATCGAAAAAGGCGCCGCCCGTGGAGAATTGATTACAGCAGACCCGGAAAAGGTGGCGGCTTTGTATATGCATGCTATGATCGGCTTGCGCCTGTCACTGGTGAGCAAAGACCTAAGTGAAGAGATCAGTGACGAGGAGTTTGAAAGAGTGAGAGAGTGGCAGGTGCAACTGGCCGACATTTTCATCAATTCATTAAAAAAGTAA
- a CDS encoding aminotransferase class I/II-fold pyridoxal phosphate-dependent enzyme, protein MKLSHLAETLIGSEIIKLAGEIKEKQAKGEKIYNFTIGDFDPKVFPIPLEFENEIIQAYRDKYTNYPPADGILELRKAVGQFISEREGLDYDPMSEIVISCGGRPIIYATYRTIVDRGEKVIYATPSWNNNHYTHFLEGEHVVLETKVENDFMPTAAELKPLLKGATLLALCSPQNPTGTTFAKKQLEEICDMVLEENASRAAGEKPLYVLFDQMYWVLTFGDTQHYNPVSLRPAMKDYTVFIDGMSKAFAGTGVRVGWALGPKHVMSKMKSILSHVGAWSPMAEQKAAAKYLVQKENVDKYLAHFKGEVEERLVKIYEGFDALKKAGHAVDAIAPQAAIYLTIKLDLKGKKTADGKVLEDQGAVTTYILDEAKLAVVPFYAFGSDRTSPWYRLSVGTCVKEEIPAMLSALKAALEKLQ, encoded by the coding sequence ATGAAACTGTCTCATTTAGCCGAAACGCTGATAGGTTCCGAAATTATCAAATTAGCAGGAGAGATCAAGGAAAAGCAGGCTAAGGGTGAAAAGATCTACAATTTCACCATTGGCGATTTCGATCCCAAGGTTTTCCCCATCCCCCTGGAGTTTGAAAACGAAATCATTCAGGCTTACCGGGATAAATACACCAACTATCCCCCGGCCGACGGTATCCTGGAGCTGCGTAAAGCGGTAGGCCAGTTTATCAGCGAGCGGGAAGGACTGGATTACGATCCCATGAGCGAGATCGTGATTTCCTGCGGCGGCCGCCCGATCATCTACGCAACTTACCGCACCATCGTTGACCGCGGCGAGAAAGTGATCTACGCTACCCCGTCCTGGAACAACAACCACTACACCCACTTCCTGGAAGGCGAGCACGTAGTACTCGAAACCAAAGTGGAAAACGACTTCATGCCCACGGCGGCCGAGCTGAAGCCCCTCCTCAAAGGCGCTACCCTCCTCGCCCTCTGCTCTCCCCAGAACCCGACCGGCACCACCTTCGCCAAAAAGCAACTGGAAGAGATCTGCGACATGGTCCTCGAAGAAAACGCCAGCCGCGCCGCCGGCGAAAAACCCCTGTACGTACTGTTCGACCAGATGTACTGGGTGCTCACCTTCGGCGATACGCAACACTATAACCCGGTTTCCCTCCGTCCGGCCATGAAAGACTATACCGTATTCATCGACGGTATGTCCAAGGCTTTCGCGGGTACCGGTGTGCGCGTGGGTTGGGCCCTCGGTCCCAAACACGTGATGAGCAAAATGAAATCCATCCTCTCCCACGTAGGCGCCTGGAGCCCTATGGCAGAACAAAAAGCCGCGGCCAAATACCTCGTGCAGAAAGAGAACGTGGATAAATACCTCGCTCATTTCAAAGGAGAAGTGGAAGAACGCCTCGTAAAAATCTATGAAGGCTTCGACGCGCTGAAGAAAGCAGGCCACGCCGTGGACGCCATCGCTCCCCAGGCCGCCATCTACCTGACCATCAAGCTCGACCTGAAAGGCAAGAAAACCGCCGACGGTAAAGTGCTGGAAGACCAGGGCGCCGTTACCACCTACATCCTCGATGAGGCTAAACTGGCGGTGGTGCCGTTCTATGCTTTCGGTTCCGACAGAACTTCTCCCTGGTACCGCCTGAGCGTTGGTACCTGCGTGAAAGAAGAAATCCCCGCGATGCTGAGCGCATTGAAAGCGGCGCTGGAAAAACTGCAATAA